In Parasphingorhabdus halotolerans, a single window of DNA contains:
- the sucC gene encoding ADP-forming succinate--CoA ligase subunit beta, translating into MNIHEYQGKELLAKHGIAVPAGYAALTVDEAVAAAEKLPGPLYVVKAQIHAGGRGKGKYKELGPDAKGGVRLAKSVDEVRVNAEEMLGNTLVTIQTGDEGKQVNRLYVTDGVDIEKEFYLSMLVDRASGRVAMVVSTEGGMDIEEVAHSTPEKIRTITIDPAQGFMPHHGRTIAFALQLKGDLNKQAQKLGKKLYDAFMAMDCEMVEINPLVVTEDQQLIVLDTKMSFDGNALMRHPDLVELRDETEEDPAEVEASKYDLAYIKLDGNIGCMVNGAGLAMATMDIIKLNGAFPANFLDVGGGATTEKVTAAFKIILADPAVEGILVNIFGGIMKCDIIAEGIVAAAKEVNLSVPLVVRLEGTNVAKGKEILANSGLPIVSADDLGDAAKKIVAQVKEAA; encoded by the coding sequence ATGAATATCCATGAGTATCAGGGCAAAGAACTGCTCGCAAAACACGGCATTGCCGTTCCCGCTGGTTATGCAGCACTCACCGTTGACGAAGCTGTCGCAGCGGCAGAGAAATTGCCCGGACCGCTTTATGTGGTGAAGGCGCAAATCCATGCAGGTGGTCGCGGCAAGGGTAAATATAAGGAACTCGGCCCCGATGCCAAAGGCGGCGTGCGGCTTGCGAAGTCCGTCGATGAAGTGCGCGTCAATGCCGAAGAAATGCTCGGCAATACGCTGGTCACCATTCAAACCGGTGATGAGGGCAAGCAGGTGAACCGGCTTTATGTCACCGACGGCGTGGATATCGAGAAAGAATTTTACCTCTCGATGCTGGTCGACCGCGCAAGTGGCCGGGTGGCGATGGTGGTTTCCACCGAAGGCGGCATGGATATTGAGGAAGTTGCGCACAGCACGCCTGAGAAAATTCGCACGATCACGATTGATCCGGCGCAGGGCTTTATGCCCCATCACGGCCGCACGATTGCTTTTGCGTTGCAGTTGAAAGGCGATTTGAACAAACAAGCGCAGAAGCTGGGCAAGAAACTCTATGATGCGTTCATGGCGATGGATTGCGAGATGGTCGAGATTAACCCGCTGGTGGTGACCGAAGACCAGCAGCTGATCGTGCTCGATACGAAAATGAGCTTTGACGGTAATGCGCTCATGCGTCACCCCGATCTGGTCGAATTGCGTGACGAAACCGAGGAAGATCCCGCCGAAGTGGAAGCATCGAAATATGACCTCGCGTATATCAAGCTCGATGGTAATATCGGCTGCATGGTCAATGGCGCAGGGTTGGCGATGGCGACGATGGACATCATCAAGTTAAACGGCGCGTTTCCAGCAAACTTCCTTGACGTAGGCGGCGGCGCGACCACCGAAAAAGTGACGGCTGCTTTCAAGATTATTCTCGCTGATCCCGCAGTGGAAGGCATTTTGGTCAACATCTTTGGCGGCATCATGAAATGCGACATTATTGCCGAAGGCATTGTGGCCGCAGCAAAAGAAGTGAACCTTTCGGTGCCTCTGGTCGTCAGGTTAGAAGGAACCAATGTTGCGAAGGGTAAGGAAATCCTGGCGAATAGCGGTCTTCCTATCGTGTCAGCCGATGACTTGGGCGATGCAGCGAAGAAGATTGTCGCGCAAGTGAAAGAGGCGGCTTGA
- a CDS encoding DUF6491 family protein: protein MKCILPVSMITSVMLAACASVSSAGNEATINQKDAADLAKRLDNRIAGTPEKCVSASRLGQPVVYGSQTIIYSGSGRTAYLNNLPSRCPGLDDDDFILTRRSGAQLCKGDPIEPVDRFTGFSGPICRLGEFIPYTKPKKPR from the coding sequence TTGAAGTGTATATTACCGGTTTCGATGATAACATCCGTCATGCTGGCCGCCTGCGCTTCGGTCAGTTCGGCAGGCAATGAGGCGACCATCAATCAGAAGGATGCGGCAGATCTGGCAAAACGCCTGGACAATCGAATCGCGGGCACACCGGAAAAATGCGTGTCTGCTAGCCGGTTAGGGCAACCGGTTGTCTATGGCAGCCAAACCATCATCTACAGCGGCAGTGGCCGGACAGCATATCTCAACAACTTGCCCTCCCGGTGTCCCGGTCTGGACGATGATGACTTCATTCTAACCAGACGATCAGGAGCGCAACTCTGCAAGGGCGATCCGATTGAACCCGTTGATCGATTTACCGGTTTTTCCGGCCCGATTTGCCGACTGGGCGAATTTATTCCCTACACCAAACCCAAAAAACCCAGATAA
- the ppa gene encoding inorganic diphosphatase, translating to MDISKIAIGDNPPESLNVIIEVPVGGEPVKYEFDKESGALFVDRILHTPMRYPANYGFIPHTLSPDGDPLDALVVARSPFMPGCVVRCRPIAVLNLEDEHGGDEKLLCVPIDATFPYYRKIDEGNDLPEIVMQQVEHFFTHYKDLEPEKWVRVGKWGDAEEAKRVVLEAIALAKSKS from the coding sequence ATGGATATTTCCAAAATCGCTATCGGCGATAACCCGCCCGAAAGCCTGAACGTCATCATCGAGGTACCGGTAGGCGGCGAACCGGTAAAATATGAATTCGACAAGGAAAGCGGCGCATTATTTGTTGACCGCATCTTGCACACACCGATGCGCTATCCCGCCAATTACGGCTTTATTCCGCACACCTTGTCCCCCGATGGCGATCCACTTGATGCGCTGGTTGTCGCCCGCTCGCCGTTTATGCCCGGCTGCGTTGTCCGCTGCCGCCCGATTGCGGTCTTGAACCTGGAGGACGAACATGGCGGCGATGAAAAGCTGCTCTGCGTTCCGATTGACGCAACATTTCCCTATTATCGCAAGATCGACGAAGGCAATGATCTGCCCGAAATCGTGATGCAGCAGGTGGAGCATTTCTTTACCCACTATAAAGACCTGGAACCCGAGAAATGGGTCCGCGTCGGCAAATGGGGCGATGCCGAGGAAGCGAAACGCGTCGTTTTGGAGGCCATCGCATTGGCCAAATCGAAGTCCTGA
- a CDS encoding M61 family metallopeptidase, with translation MRSVALLGLASALFIAPIPTAIAQAMPDDISKPDYIAPEQTIPEAQDIAYPGTMTLEVDATDNEQGIFKVTQTIPVAKAGKLTLLYPEWLPGNHAPRGEIEKVAGLEFFAGPQKLDWVRDNVDVYAFHVTVPQGVREITAKFQFVSATTSSHGRIVMAPAMLNLRWHQVSLYPAGYYVRQIPVTATAIYPDGWQAATAMRPNTVTGSKVAYETVDYDTLVDSPVFAGKYFQTHKLSSRVHLNIVADDAKYLKPKPDQIAKHAKLVKEAEALFGSHQYDRYDFLLALTDEMGGIGLEHHRSSENGVNREYFTDWDDSPGRRNLLPHEVVHSWNGKYRRPQGMWTPDFREPMRDDLLWVYEGQTQFWGYVLGARSGLYSKQDTLDAYAAIAAAMDQRVGRSWRPLIDTTLDPIIVARRPKPWTDWQRQEDYYNEGLLIWLEADQIIRRESSGKKSLENFAKAFFGGKNGDWGVVTYDEQDVLDTLNKVQPYDWASFVKDRVHKTTTAAPKNGLTLGGYRLVFTDKQSAYLRANDKRRKQTDLSYSLGLTVNDKGVVSAVSWGGPAFKSGMKSGLTISAVNGKAFSTDVLKQAIEDNMGQSKPIEVFAKNGDAYHNFMVDFNGGLLYPALEKIDNQGSGEGASEGGIDRLLKPITK, from the coding sequence ATGCGTTCTGTCGCTCTTTTGGGTCTGGCTTCGGCCCTCTTCATCGCACCAATACCCACCGCCATTGCGCAGGCGATGCCGGACGATATCAGCAAGCCGGACTATATTGCGCCCGAGCAGACCATTCCTGAAGCGCAAGACATCGCCTATCCCGGCACGATGACGCTGGAAGTTGATGCGACCGACAACGAGCAAGGTATTTTCAAAGTCACGCAAACCATCCCGGTTGCTAAAGCCGGAAAACTGACCCTGCTCTATCCCGAATGGCTGCCGGGCAACCATGCTCCGCGCGGCGAGATTGAGAAAGTGGCGGGTCTGGAGTTTTTTGCAGGCCCGCAAAAGCTCGATTGGGTTCGGGACAATGTTGATGTCTATGCGTTTCACGTCACCGTCCCCCAAGGGGTGCGCGAAATAACCGCGAAATTCCAGTTCGTCTCGGCCACCACCAGCAGTCACGGGCGCATCGTGATGGCACCGGCCATGCTCAACCTGCGCTGGCATCAGGTCTCACTCTATCCGGCGGGCTATTATGTGCGCCAGATTCCGGTAACTGCCACCGCAATCTACCCCGACGGCTGGCAGGCGGCGACCGCAATGCGGCCAAATACTGTTACTGGCAGCAAGGTTGCTTATGAAACCGTAGATTATGACACATTGGTCGACAGCCCGGTTTTTGCCGGGAAATATTTTCAGACGCATAAACTTTCCAGCCGTGTGCATCTGAATATTGTCGCGGACGATGCCAAATATCTGAAACCGAAGCCGGACCAGATCGCCAAACACGCCAAGCTGGTCAAAGAAGCAGAGGCTCTATTCGGTAGCCATCAATATGACCGTTACGATTTTCTGCTCGCGCTCACCGACGAGATGGGCGGCATTGGTCTTGAGCACCATCGCTCATCCGAGAACGGCGTAAACCGCGAGTATTTTACCGACTGGGATGATAGCCCGGGGCGACGCAATTTGCTGCCGCATGAGGTCGTTCATAGCTGGAATGGCAAATATCGGCGGCCACAAGGCATGTGGACGCCCGATTTCCGCGAGCCGATGCGTGATGATTTGCTGTGGGTCTATGAGGGGCAAACGCAGTTTTGGGGTTATGTGCTGGGCGCACGTTCCGGGCTGTATTCAAAGCAGGATACGCTCGATGCCTATGCCGCTATCGCTGCCGCCATGGACCAGCGCGTCGGGCGTAGCTGGCGGCCGCTGATTGATACCACCCTTGACCCGATCATCGTCGCCCGCCGCCCCAAACCATGGACGGACTGGCAACGGCAGGAAGATTATTACAATGAAGGCCTGTTGATCTGGCTGGAGGCAGACCAGATTATCCGTCGTGAATCCAGCGGCAAGAAATCTCTCGAGAATTTTGCCAAAGCGTTTTTTGGCGGCAAAAATGGGGACTGGGGTGTGGTTACTTATGACGAGCAGGACGTCTTGGATACTCTAAACAAAGTGCAGCCTTATGACTGGGCGTCATTTGTCAAAGACCGCGTCCATAAAACAACCACCGCAGCGCCCAAAAACGGTTTGACGCTTGGCGGCTATCGGCTGGTGTTTACCGACAAGCAGAGCGCATATCTGAGGGCAAATGACAAACGCCGCAAGCAGACAGATCTCAGCTATAGCCTTGGGTTGACCGTCAACGATAAAGGTGTGGTTTCCGCAGTATCCTGGGGTGGACCGGCGTTCAAGTCGGGGATGAAAAGCGGCCTCACCATCTCGGCGGTCAACGGAAAAGCCTTCAGTACAGACGTTTTGAAGCAAGCGATCGAAGATAATATGGGGCAATCCAAGCCAATTGAGGTATTCGCCAAAAATGGCGATGCCTATCATAATTTTATGGTCGATTTTAACGGTGGCTTGCTTTATCCGGCGCTAGAAAAAATCGACAACCAAGGCTCTGGAGAGGGCGCATCTGAAGGGGGAATTGATCGGCTTTTGAAGCCGATCACCAAATGA
- the hisS gene encoding histidine--tRNA ligase → MAKTQTPQPVRGTQDIFGEDQDRFQHVVETFERVRRLYGFKGLQMPVFEPTAVFARSLGETTDVVSKEMYSFEDRGGDSLTLRPEFTAGICRAFLSNGWQQHAPMKLSTHGPLFRYERPQKGRYRQFHQLDAEIIGAGEAAADVELLCFADQLLNELGISDGVTLQLNTLGDAASRDAWRDALVEHFQAHRKDLSEDSQDRLERNPLRILDSKERQDRPIADAAPDIDAYLSSEAKAFFAQVTEGLDACNVAWKRNSRLVRGLDYYRHTAFEFVTDRLGAQGTVLAGGRYDGLMESLGGPHTPAVGWAAGIERLGMLIDAPVSAISIAVVANSGELEQKARGVLQKLRANGLTSEMLYKGKPNKQVDKAKSRGHRGALFVRDADNPGGEFYFQYFDELAESLEVSQALEKALSETGFVSGNTN, encoded by the coding sequence ATGGCAAAGACACAAACACCGCAACCCGTGCGCGGCACGCAGGATATATTTGGCGAAGACCAGGACCGCTTCCAGCATGTCGTGGAAACCTTTGAGCGGGTGCGGCGGCTTTACGGGTTTAAGGGGCTGCAAATGCCGGTCTTTGAACCGACTGCTGTTTTCGCCCGCTCGCTTGGTGAAACCACCGATGTCGTGTCCAAGGAAATGTATAGCTTTGAGGATCGCGGCGGCGATAGCCTGACTCTGCGGCCGGAATTTACGGCAGGAATATGCCGGGCTTTTCTGTCCAATGGCTGGCAGCAGCATGCGCCGATGAAGCTCTCCACGCACGGACCGTTGTTTCGCTATGAGCGCCCGCAAAAGGGCCGTTACCGGCAATTTCACCAGCTGGATGCCGAGATTATCGGTGCGGGAGAAGCGGCGGCGGATGTGGAATTGCTGTGTTTTGCGGATCAGCTTTTGAATGAGTTGGGCATTTCCGATGGTGTGACATTGCAATTGAATACGCTGGGCGATGCCGCAAGCCGCGATGCGTGGCGTGATGCTCTGGTCGAGCATTTTCAGGCGCACCGGAAAGATTTATCAGAAGACAGTCAGGACCGGCTGGAGCGCAATCCGCTGCGGATTTTGGATAGTAAAGAACGTCAGGACCGGCCAATTGCGGACGCTGCGCCGGATATTGATGCGTATTTGTCGAGCGAAGCCAAAGCGTTTTTCGCGCAGGTGACCGAAGGGCTTGATGCCTGCAACGTGGCTTGGAAACGCAATAGCCGTCTGGTGCGCGGGCTGGATTATTACCGGCACACCGCATTTGAATTTGTCACCGACCGGCTAGGCGCGCAGGGGACGGTGCTGGCCGGTGGGCGCTATGATGGCCTGATGGAATCGCTTGGCGGACCGCATACGCCTGCTGTTGGCTGGGCTGCTGGAATTGAACGGTTGGGGATGTTGATTGATGCGCCAGTGTCGGCAATCTCAATTGCAGTTGTCGCCAATAGTGGAGAACTTGAGCAGAAGGCGAGGGGAGTTCTTCAAAAATTGAGAGCGAATGGCTTAACGTCTGAAATGCTTTATAAAGGAAAGCCGAACAAGCAGGTTGATAAAGCAAAAAGCAGGGGGCATCGAGGTGCTTTATTCGTGCGAGATGCGGATAACCCCGGCGGAGAATTTTATTTTCAATATTTTGACGAACTTGCAGAATCGCTGGAAGTCTCACAGGCGCTTGAGAAAGCATTAAGCGAAACTGGATTTGTGAGCGGTAATACAAACTGA
- the prfA gene encoding peptide chain release factor 1 encodes MTTITPQRIAQIEARFAELQAMMASGDLDSDKFVAVSKEYAEIEPVAIAAANVKALRDEQAGLADMMAGDDAEMRAMAADEVDGVKKALEKAEHSLALQLLPKDSADDRPAMIEVRAGTGGDEAALFAGDLYRMYTRYAEDQGWKVEMISANASEVGGFKEVVANINGKGVFAKLKFESGVHRVQRVPETESGGRIHTSAATVAILPEPEEVDIKIRTEDLRIDTYRASGAGGQHVNKTDSAIRITHLPTGLVVQCQDGKSQHKNKAQAMKVLAARLYEQERAAVASEEADARKAMVGSGDRSERIRTYNYPQGRVTDHRINLTLHKLPEIIEGTALGDMIDALIAEDEASRLANLDG; translated from the coding sequence ATGACCACCATCACCCCCCAACGTATCGCGCAAATCGAAGCGCGGTTTGCCGAGTTGCAGGCGATGATGGCCTCTGGTGATTTGGACAGCGATAAATTTGTTGCTGTCTCCAAGGAATATGCCGAAATTGAGCCGGTGGCTATCGCCGCTGCCAATGTCAAAGCCCTGCGCGACGAGCAGGCGGGTCTCGCGGACATGATGGCGGGCGATGACGCCGAGATGCGGGCGATGGCCGCTGATGAAGTCGATGGCGTCAAAAAAGCGCTCGAAAAAGCCGAACATAGCCTGGCGTTGCAATTGCTTCCCAAAGACAGCGCTGATGATCGTCCGGCAATGATAGAAGTTCGCGCCGGCACCGGTGGCGACGAAGCCGCGCTTTTCGCTGGCGACCTCTACCGCATGTACACCCGCTATGCCGAGGACCAGGGCTGGAAGGTCGAAATGATCTCCGCCAATGCCTCGGAAGTGGGCGGGTTCAAGGAAGTCGTCGCTAATATCAACGGCAAGGGTGTTTTTGCCAAACTGAAATTTGAATCCGGTGTCCACCGCGTACAGCGCGTCCCGGAAACCGAAAGCGGCGGGCGTATCCATACCTCGGCGGCGACGGTTGCAATCCTGCCGGAACCGGAAGAAGTCGATATCAAGATCCGTACCGAAGACCTGCGCATCGACACCTACCGTGCGAGCGGTGCGGGCGGGCAGCATGTCAACAAGACCGACAGCGCGATCCGCATCACCCATTTGCCAACCGGATTGGTTGTGCAATGCCAGGACGGCAAATCGCAGCACAAAAACAAGGCCCAAGCAATGAAAGTGCTCGCCGCGCGGCTCTATGAGCAGGAGCGCGCAGCCGTGGCGAGCGAAGAGGCTGATGCGCGCAAGGCGATGGTCGGCTCGGGGGATCGCTCCGAACGCATCAGGACGTATAACTACCCGCAAGGCCGCGTTACCGACCACCGGATCAACCTGACGCTGCACAAACTGCCGGAAATCATCGAGGGCACCGCGCTGGGCGATATGATCGACGCGCTGATTGCCGAGGATGAAGCCAGCCGTCTCGCCAATCTCGATGGGTGA
- the prmC gene encoding peptide chain release factor N(5)-glutamine methyltransferase, with protein sequence MGEAALALRDAARRLEPVSDTPRLDAELLMAHALGIEREQLLLDLPRLTVPESFGDLLERRAKHEPIAHITGTREFWGLELLVSPDVLIPRPDSETLIEQAVEIFQNSPPHNILDLGTGSGALLLAALHEFHDAKGVGIDSSAAALQIAHNNADRLDMSDRAWFALLDWTRPDWIDRLDGPFDLILANPPYVSSSLVLAPEVAGFEPHQALFAGEEGLDDYRVIIPALDRLLADKGVALLEIGFDQAASVSEIASGNGYVIECKQDLGGNDRLLTLRRQK encoded by the coding sequence ATGGGTGAAGCGGCTCTGGCGCTGCGTGATGCAGCGCGAAGGCTCGAGCCGGTCAGTGATACGCCGCGCCTCGATGCCGAATTGCTGATGGCCCATGCGCTGGGAATAGAGCGGGAGCAGCTGTTGCTCGATTTACCCAGGCTGACAGTTCCGGAAAGCTTTGGTGACTTGCTCGAACGCCGGGCAAAGCACGAACCAATTGCCCATATCACCGGCACCCGGGAGTTTTGGGGGTTGGAATTGCTGGTGTCGCCCGATGTGCTGATTCCACGTCCGGATAGCGAAACATTGATCGAGCAAGCGGTGGAGATTTTTCAAAATTCTCCGCCGCATAATATTCTGGATCTCGGCACCGGTAGCGGCGCTCTTTTGCTCGCTGCGCTCCACGAATTTCATGATGCCAAAGGGGTCGGCATAGATTCCAGCGCGGCCGCGCTTCAGATTGCCCATAATAATGCCGACCGTCTGGACATGTCAGATCGCGCGTGGTTTGCGCTGCTCGATTGGACGCGGCCTGACTGGATCGATCGACTCGACGGTCCGTTTGACCTCATTCTGGCTAACCCGCCTTATGTTTCCTCTTCACTGGTTCTCGCACCGGAGGTCGCTGGTTTTGAACCGCATCAGGCGTTGTTTGCCGGTGAGGAGGGCCTTGACGATTACCGAGTCATCATCCCGGCGCTCGACCGGCTCTTGGCTGACAAGGGCGTGGCATTGCTGGAAATCGGCTTCGATCAAGCCGCGTCCGTGTCAGAAATCGCTTCTGGAAACGGTTATGTTATTGAATGCAAACAGGATTTGGGTGGGAACGACCGCCTTCTCACGCTCAGACGACAAAAATAG
- a CDS encoding DUF4167 domain-containing protein, with the protein MINNRQAPRRGRGRNNSNNNNRNNNRGGSGGVDRDNRIDNRARGNAAQMLDKYKKMAHDAQVNDDRVNAEYYLQFADHYFRVNADIMARREEQRIAREGNRDNQQDNQRGGNSNNRNDDDRNNSGDDDDGEERQNHNARNRNQRDDHAQDNKASDKPAEKKPVRARRPRKVADKAPNGDASESNGLDASALPPAISVSSDNVEVEKKPARKKRVMKPKVVEEGDVT; encoded by the coding sequence TTGATCAATAATCGTCAGGCCCCCCGTCGCGGGCGCGGCCGGAACAATAGCAATAATAACAACCGCAACAACAACCGTGGCGGCAGTGGCGGCGTGGATCGCGATAACCGTATTGATAACCGCGCACGCGGCAATGCGGCGCAGATGCTCGATAAATACAAGAAAATGGCGCATGACGCGCAGGTCAATGATGACCGCGTCAATGCGGAATATTATCTCCAGTTTGCAGATCATTATTTCCGGGTGAACGCCGACATAATGGCGCGGCGCGAAGAACAAAGAATTGCCAGAGAAGGCAATCGCGACAACCAGCAAGATAATCAGCGCGGTGGCAACAGCAACAATCGCAATGATGATGATCGCAATAATTCAGGCGATGACGACGACGGTGAAGAACGTCAGAATCATAATGCGCGCAATCGCAATCAACGCGATGATCATGCACAAGACAATAAAGCGTCCGATAAGCCCGCCGAGAAAAAACCCGTCCGGGCCCGCCGTCCGCGCAAGGTTGCCGACAAGGCCCCAAATGGTGACGCGTCGGAGTCCAATGGTCTGGATGCGAGCGCTCTGCCACCGGCAATTTCGGTCAGCAGCGATAATGTTGAAGTAGAAAAGAAACCGGCGCGCAAGAAGCGTGTGATGAAGCCGAAAGTGGTCGAAGAGGGTGATGTTACCTGA
- a CDS encoding YgfZ/GcvT domain-containing protein gives MTETRLIDRTLIRISKLADGEDIRQFLQGLVTQDMRTVQSGEPQWSALLSAQGKRLFDFFLWADGDDILIDCGKDDAEALAKRLKLYRLRRKIGIEPDGNLAVHWCRNESGKPADPRLPELGNRWLSNDLDKPAADQEYRTHRLSLGVTEGEAELGSDKTLWLECNAAELNGVSFTKGCYVGQENTARMNYRQKVNRRMVVVPLDHADEKRQRAAYPELGLSVEHRRIDDLEGLDLPGWLEKVL, from the coding sequence ATGACCGAAACCAGACTTATTGACCGCACCCTTATCCGTATCTCGAAATTGGCGGATGGTGAAGATATCCGTCAATTTCTGCAGGGGTTGGTGACCCAGGATATGAGGACCGTGCAGTCGGGCGAACCACAATGGTCTGCGCTGCTGAGCGCGCAAGGCAAGCGGCTGTTTGATTTTTTCCTGTGGGCGGATGGCGACGATATTCTCATTGATTGCGGAAAGGACGACGCCGAGGCGCTGGCCAAGCGTCTCAAGCTCTACCGACTGCGCCGGAAAATCGGTATTGAACCGGACGGGAACCTAGCGGTGCACTGGTGCCGAAATGAATCCGGCAAACCCGCCGATCCGCGCCTGCCCGAACTGGGGAATCGCTGGTTGTCGAACGATCTGGATAAACCGGCCGCAGACCAGGAGTATCGCACACATCGGTTATCGCTTGGCGTGACCGAAGGGGAGGCTGAACTCGGAAGTGACAAAACCCTGTGGCTGGAATGTAATGCGGCAGAGTTAAACGGCGTCAGCTTTACCAAAGGCTGCTATGTCGGACAGGAAAATACTGCGCGGATGAATTACCGCCAAAAGGTAAACCGCCGGATGGTTGTCGTTCCGCTCGATCACGCCGATGAAAAACGCCAGCGGGCAGCTTATCCGGAGCTAGGGCTGTCGGTCGAGCATCGGCGAATAGATGATCTGGAGGGGTTGGACCTACCCGGCTGGCTGGAAAAAGTGCTTTAG
- the pyrC gene encoding dihydroorotase, with product MTDQITIRRPDDWHVHLRDGDIMRAVVPYTAAQFARAIVMPNLSPPVTTSAMAADYRVRILAAVPEGLDFTPLMTCYLTDAADADDIAAGFAQGIFTAAKLYPANATTGSAHGVTDVTKIMPALEKMASIGMPLLIHGEVTDSEVDIFDREAVFIDRILSGLVRDLPELKIVFEHITTEDAVQFVDSAGTNVAATITPQHLHINRNAIFAGGIRPHAYCLPVAKREKHRLALRKAAISGSVKYFLGTDSAPHEIHAKESACGCAGIFNAPYAMESYAAVFDEEGALDKLDGFASLHGPQFYGLPLNKGTITLERKAITVPEKLKTGGASLVPFHGGDQLVWQIAK from the coding sequence ATGACCGACCAAATTACCATAAGACGCCCTGATGACTGGCATGTGCATTTGCGCGACGGTGATATCATGCGAGCCGTAGTGCCCTATACCGCTGCGCAATTTGCGCGCGCCATTGTCATGCCCAATCTTTCGCCACCGGTGACAACCAGCGCTATGGCAGCGGACTATCGCGTTCGGATTTTAGCGGCGGTGCCGGAGGGTCTGGACTTCACGCCGCTAATGACCTGCTATCTGACAGATGCTGCCGATGCCGATGATATTGCTGCGGGTTTTGCGCAGGGTATTTTCACGGCGGCCAAGCTTTACCCGGCCAATGCCACGACTGGCAGTGCGCATGGCGTTACCGATGTAACCAAAATCATGCCCGCACTGGAAAAAATGGCGTCGATCGGCATGCCGTTACTGATTCACGGTGAAGTCACGGATAGCGAAGTTGATATTTTTGACCGCGAAGCTGTTTTCATCGACCGCATATTGTCGGGTCTGGTGCGCGATTTGCCCGAACTGAAAATCGTGTTCGAGCATATTACGACGGAAGATGCTGTGCAATTTGTCGACAGCGCGGGCACCAATGTGGCGGCAACCATCACCCCGCAGCATTTGCATATCAACCGCAATGCGATTTTTGCGGGCGGCATCCGTCCCCACGCCTATTGCCTGCCGGTGGCGAAACGGGAGAAGCACCGGCTCGCCCTGCGCAAGGCTGCGATCTCTGGTTCGGTGAAGTATTTTCTGGGCACGGACAGCGCGCCGCATGAAATTCACGCCAAGGAATCGGCCTGTGGCTGTGCCGGAATTTTCAATGCACCTTATGCTATGGAAAGCTACGCTGCGGTATTTGATGAAGAGGGAGCGCTGGATAAGCTGGACGGTTTCGCGTCGCTCCACGGCCCGCAATTTTATGGATTGCCGCTCAATAAGGGGACAATAACTCTGGAACGAAAGGCCATCACAGTGCCAGAGAAACTGAAAACCGGCGGCGCGTCACTGGTGCCGTTTCATGGCGGCGATCAGCTCGTCTGGCAGATTGCTAAATAG